The following is a genomic window from Bacillus sp. V2I10.
TCCATTAAATGTGCCAGTAAAACCTAGCATTCCTCTTACATTGTTATAGCAATTTACATTCTCCAAAAACGTCTCTGCAATATATTTTGCCCGAAGCGGGTCACCTGGTAATAGGATATTTTCTGCGATTTCACCTTGTTTAGCGTTAATATGAGTACTCATTATCTACCATTACAAACTGGAAAACGATAGATCCAATTGTAACGGTGTTCACCTCCCTGAAATTTGAATGGCTTCGATCTATTTCTTTTACAAAAACCTTTATTAGGAAAGCTCAAAGACCTTGATCAGACTTGGAACAAATTAGATAATCAATAGTGTAGATGGTCATTACCTTCAACTATTAAGTAGCTTATGACTTCAAGGCTTAGGCACTAAAGCTAGACACGAAAACTAAGTTTATACTTATTATCATTTAAAACAACATAATTTTGGCAGTGTCTTAAAAGTAATTTATGTTTTAATCTTATCTTTGTATTTACCCTCTAATTCACTTCGCTATTTCCAGAGAAGGACAAGGATCCTCTTCTTTCTTTAGACATTGAAAAAGTTGCTGTCGCTAGAGCTAAAATGATAAATAAACCACCCACTGTAGCGTTTAGTTCGACAGAAGCATACTCAATAACAATTCCACCTATTAAAGAGCCAAAAGCAATCCCAAAGTGAAGTGCAGAGTTGTTTAAGCTTTGCTGAATATCAGAAGTTTCAGGAGACGACTCAATGAGGTAGCTTTGTATGGCTGGTGTAATCGCCCAACTTAGCATACTCCATATGATCATAACTACTAAAAATAGCGGTAAAGCGAATGTAGTATAGGGAATCGCAAAGATAGATAATCCAAAGAAAACAATCACAGATAGAATTACAGGTTTGGTGCCGAATCGATCCGCTAGCATACCTCCAAAACCTCCACCAACTACTGCTGCAACACCGAAGATTAAATACACAATACTAACCCATGTTCCGTCGAGCCCTAACGTCATTTTTAAGAATGGAGTTAAATATCCATATAACGTTAGATGGCCAGCCAAAAAAAGAAAAGAGGTCAATTGGGCAAATAATATTTTCCTATTTTTTAACGTACGTAACTGTTTCCATATTGGTATTGAAGCTTTAGGATCAATTCTCCCCATATAGAAATGTACACCAGCCATTGAAAGCACGGTTAATATTGAGATCATGATAAAAGGAGCTCGCCAACCATAGGCATTTCCCAACATCAACCCAATTGGTACTCCAAGTACAAGAGAGGCGCTGATCCCCATAAATACCACTCCGATTGCACGTGCGCGATATTTTTCGGAAACAATATTTGAAGCTATAGTTACACATAAAACTACTAGCAAAGAGCCACTCACAGCAGAAATAATGCGTGCGATTAATAACATACTATAGGATGAGCTTATTACAGCTACACCGTTCCCTATGAAGAATACGAATAAGGCAAACAATGTTAAACTCTTCCGCTCCATTCCTGACGTGATAGTCAATAAAATGGGTGCTGCAATAGCAAACACAAGCGAAAATACAGTTATGAGGAATCCTGTTTGCCCGAGGCTGACTCTCAGATCCGTCGAGATCAAGTCTAATATGCCACCTATAATCAACTCAACCATACCTACAACAAACGAGACAATCGTTAATAAATAAACTCGTTTATCCATACTAAAACTCCCTTCCATTTAGGTTACCACTATAAGGGTAACCTAATAAATAGGGCTTTTCAAGAGTAAATTTCATCAATTGCAATAAAAGGGTAAATATAGTGTTTAAACATTTTCCTATCTTTTAAAAAATTAACTCTAAGAAATTTTTAAATATTTTAGGTTTTTTCATCAATCTAGCCCTAATAAAAAATAAACGCATCTCTTATTAGAGAATGGCGTTCGATTGTGGAAGATTTTTTTAGGGGGAATTAGTGCCGCCTTTATTATGCCAGGTGTTACTGCATATGTTGCAGATATTACATAAGTTCAGGAACGGGCAAAAGCGATGGGCTATATTTCTGCCGCCATAGCACTGGCTTTATTATAGGACCTGGTATCGGTGGCTTTATTGCAGAATATGGTGTACGCTTGCCCTTCTTCTTTGCGGCATATTGTTACTTTAAAATAAAATTTGATCAAAATGATACGAAAAACCTTGATAAACGAACAAAAAGAAAGAGCGTGTTTTTAAAAAAGATTGATTAAAACACGCTTTTTTGAAGATTCTATTGGATTTTTCTTTTATAAAAAGGTTTGATCATTTTTGGGTTTCTTATTCCATTAAAGCACCCTTTAATTGGAATAAGAAATGAGCTACTATTATGAAGATTTCCCCAAAGCACCAATGCTGGCGATTAGCTTCCTTTCAAATATCCATCTTTCTTAATTAAATTATCGTTTACACAATGAACTTCTCATTAACAATAATATCTTTTATAAATTCTAAACTTATATTATTATATTAAGGATATTAGAGAGAAGGTAGGTAGTTTATGCTTAATATATTGTGGTCAATATACCTAGCATTTTTGGGTATAACAGCGATTGGCTTATTAGTAAAAGGTAGCTATAATACAACTGTTGCTAAATTAGATTTTGTGTTCTCAATAGTCACATGGATAGGTTTATTTGGCTATGTGACAAATAATCAAATCTTTACTCCTCTTATTTGGAAATTTGTATTTGTAGGAGGTTTAATATGGGATGTAGTTTTTGGTATAAAGAAATTCAATGAAGAGACAGTGAATGAAGATATACCGCCTGCTATTAGGACAGTAATTATTGTATGCTTACTACTTATCTTAATTGGACCTTTATACTTTGGATTATTTAATTATGCTTTTAAATAGAGTTTTTCCAATATAAATTATTCTTGAATGATTTTTTTCGTAAAGGTATTAGGATGTAATAGTATATAATTATGCAAAAAAGGGCGAACTGATTATTTCAGCATTGCCCTTTTTTGACTGAATCCCTTCCAAAGTAGTTAAAAAAACTAATTAACATTTGCAGTAATCGCACCCTTATCCAAAAGGAATGAGCACAATTCTTGCTGCAGAATTGCGCCCGATTGTGTATTAATTATTAGATAAATCTACAGAGTGATTTCATGGTAGAGTATTTGAAAAATAACTAAGGGTAGGAACTAAATTATTACTTTTATATATGTTTTCAAGTTCTGATTTTGATACCCATTTAGCATCGCTCACTTCTTCTTGTTGAAGTGTGGTATTTGTAATTTCAAAACTCTGATTAAACAACCACACATCATAAAAATCATTAAAAGCGTCACGACGTTCGCTTTTAACCAATTTACCATCACGCCAAGAAAGGTCAATCCCTATTTCTTCTTTTATTTCTCTTATAGCGCCTTCAAGACTATCTTCACCTGCTAAAACAGATCCACCCGGACATTCCCACAAATTAGGGTGAGGTTTGTTCTGATGTCGTTTCGTTAACAAAACTTCACCTTTGTCATTCATTATCCAAACATGAACAACTAAGTGATAATCACCATCAGATAAGGGGATTCCACGTTCGTGTTTTCTTTTAGTTTTATTTCTATTTTTATCATATATATCCCAAAATTCCATCAAAATCTCTCCTATTTAAATTGGATTCATTTTTGAATAATCCTTTTATAATTCTACATTCTGTCTAAAAATGTAAAAGAAGCACTTCCCTCGCTACAGAAAAGCGCCCCTTACTTGAATAAGAATATAAAAATTAATGTGGTGTTGAATTGGTTATAAGATAAAAAACCATATATAAACTTAAACCAGTTAGAAGGATAAGCGTTGTAAAAAATACCTTTCTCCATAAACGTCCTATGAAATATATATTCACTAAAAAGTAATAGATTACAGCACTCCCAAAAGTAAATGGCATAAATTCTTTGAGTTCCTTCCCATCCATTTTCAATTCTTCATTTATATAAAACTCCATTTTTTCATTCAAAGAAACTGGACCAGTTACAATAGTGAATATTAATCCACCAATGATAAAAATACCTAATACATTTAGTATTGTTCTCAAACTAACTTCTTTTTTAATTACAGGTTCAACACTTTTAGAAGTTTGAATATTGGTTTCCAAGATAACACCCTGCCTTTATTAGAGTTAATAGTTATACGAATTATTTAGCTAAAA
Proteins encoded in this region:
- a CDS encoding MFS transporter, with translation MDKRVYLLTIVSFVVGMVELIIGGILDLISTDLRVSLGQTGFLITVFSLVFAIAAPILLTITSGMERKSLTLFALFVFFIGNGVAVISSSYSMLLIARIISAVSGSLLVVLCVTIASNIVSEKYRARAIGVVFMGISASLVLGVPIGLMLGNAYGWRAPFIMISILTVLSMAGVHFYMGRIDPKASIPIWKQLRTLKNRKILFAQLTSFLFLAGHLTLYGYLTPFLKMTLGLDGTWVSIVYLIFGVAAVVGGGFGGMLADRFGTKPVILSVIVFFGLSIFAIPYTTFALPLFLVVMIIWSMLSWAITPAIQSYLIESSPETSDIQQSLNNSALHFGIAFGSLIGGIVIEYASVELNATVGGLFIILALATATFSMSKERRGSLSFSGNSEVN
- a CDS encoding NUDIX domain-containing protein, whose protein sequence is MEFWDIYDKNRNKTKRKHERGIPLSDGDYHLVVHVWIMNDKGEVLLTKRHQNKPHPNLWECPGGSVLAGEDSLEGAIREIKEEIGIDLSWRDGKLVKSERRDAFNDFYDVWLFNQSFEITNTTLQQEEVSDAKWVSKSELENIYKSNNLVPTLSYFSNTLP